The Mercurialis annua linkage group LG2, ddMerAnnu1.2, whole genome shotgun sequence genome contains a region encoding:
- the LOC126668518 gene encoding uncharacterized protein LOC126668518 has product MIHRTGIRDKNRYCKFHEDCGHDMWECYDLKKEIERLIESGSLRKFTSYKEEKEHRKEGADKGKKKEEERGRKKEVAGVINVIKGGKNMKAGKKRPMPEIIQVTEQARGESNIVETITFFAEDGAHVKRPYNDALAYKGIGGELGKLKHCLIPIVGLGGTPVQPKYLAELITEFRRGGKDIKEIKTLFSIVDMPLAYNGILGRPFLYDSGAFTSIRYLVTKIPTTAGTINIKGDQEVASRCYTIAMKEAGE; this is encoded by the exons ATGATCCACAGAACAGGAATAAGAGACAAAAACCGATACTGCAAATTCCATGAGGACTGCGGGCACGACATGTGGGAGTGTTACGACTTAAAGAAAGAAATAGAGAGGTTGATAGAGTCTGGGTCGCTGAGAAAATTTACGAGCTATAAAGAAGAAAAGGAGCATCGAAAGGAAGGAGCTGATAAGGGAAAAAAGAAAGAGGAAGAAAGGGGAAGAAAGAAGGAGGTTGCTGGAGTCATCAACGTCATCAAAGGAGGAAAAAACATGAAGGCAGGAAAGAAAAGGCCAATGCCCGAAATAATACAGGTAACAGAGCAAGCAAGAGGAGAGTCGAACATAGTAGAGACTATCACCTTCTTTGCGGAAGATGGGGCGCATGTGAAGAGACCGTACAATGATGCCTTG GCGTACAAAGGAATAGGAGGCGAACTTGGGAAACTCAAACATTGTTTGATTCCCATAGTAGGACTCGGAGGAACACCCGTTCAACCTAAATATCTAGCGGAGCTAATAACGGAGTTTAGGAGAGGAGGAAAGGatataaaagaaatcaaaacgctATTCTCCATCGTGGACATGCCGCTGGCCTACAACGGAATACTAGGAAGACCGTTCCTATATGATTCGGGAGCATTCACAAGCATCCGCTACCTAGTAACGAAAATACCAACTACGGCAGGGACCATCAACATCAAAGGGGATCAAGAAGTCGCATCAAGGTGCTACACGATAGCCATGAAAGAAGCAGGAGAATGA